CGCTGCGGTCATCGCGCTGCGTCGCCGTGGCGCGCTCGTGGGAGGTGCCGTGCTGGTGAGCGCGGCGACGCTGCTCGTGATCGCCGCTCTCGGGGGTGGGGCGCACGCTTTCGGCTTCATCGGCGACCAGACGACGCGGGGACTCCAGGTGGAGGCGCCGGTCAGCATGCCCTACCTCTGGGGCGCGCTGCTCGGCATCCCGGGGTTCTGGGTGTACTACGACCAGCATCTGCTGACGTTCCAGGTCACCGGCACTCAGATCGATCCCGTGATCGCCGCGATGACTCCCGCGCTCGTCGTGGCGATGCTCGTGGTCGCCGCTCTCGGGCTGTGGGCCGTGACGCGCGGCGTGCGGTACGCGACGCTGTTCCCGACGCTCTCGCTCGCCTTCGTTCTCGGGTTCATCGTCTTCAACAAGGTGGGCTCGCCGCAGTACCTCTGCTGGCTGGTGCCGTCGGTGGTGCTCGGGCTCGTCATCGATCGCCGCCGCTGGATGGCCCCGGCGTCGACGGCGCTGTTCGCCGCGCTGCTCACGCAGCTCGTCTACCCCCTGACCTACAACGGCGTCCTCTACCCGCAGCTCGTGCCCGTGAGCCTTCTGACCGTTCGTAACCTCGTTCTCTGCGCGATGTTCGTGTGGATGATCGTGCGCCTCGTCTCCGTTGCCCGCCATGCCCCCGCCTCGACGCTTTCGACGCGGGCGCTCCCCGAGAACGCCGCGACGGGGCTCGTTCCCTGATCCCGTTCCCGCCGACCCGAACCCGCCGACCCGAAGGAGCCCCATGCTCGTCGCTTTCTCCGTCGCTCCGAGCGGCACCGCCAC
The sequence above is a segment of the Microbacterium sp. PM5 genome. Coding sequences within it:
- a CDS encoding glycosyltransferase 87 family protein, with the protein product MMRRSVLWAAFAIVHVGVAWLGFVLPNEPMGDVYRVYEPWSTSALQGHGIVGIDQSWVYPQLALLPMLLAHAFAWIAGYTVGWAIVVIAADAVAFAVLIGRARSVGRVTAGWFWLAYVALLGPVGLYRLDGFTVALAVLGCLWLVGRPWAASVLLSVATWMKVWPAAVLAAAVIALRRRGALVGGAVLVSAATLLVIAALGGGAHAFGFIGDQTTRGLQVEAPVSMPYLWGALLGIPGFWVYYDQHLLTFQVTGTQIDPVIAAMTPALVVAMLVVAALGLWAVTRGVRYATLFPTLSLAFVLGFIVFNKVGSPQYLCWLVPSVVLGLVIDRRRWMAPASTALFAALLTQLVYPLTYNGVLYPQLVPVSLLTVRNLVLCAMFVWMIVRLVSVARHAPASTLSTRALPENAATGLVP